The following are from one region of the Camelus ferus isolate YT-003-E chromosome 13, BCGSAC_Cfer_1.0, whole genome shotgun sequence genome:
- the LOC116668141 gene encoding guanylate-binding protein 1-like, whose protein sequence is MASAIHMPEPLCLIENTNGRLVANPKALTILSAITQPVVVVAIVGLYRTGKSYLMNKLAGKSKGFSLGSTVQSHTKGIWMWCVPHPRRPNRTLVLLDTEGLGDVEKGDNQNDSWIFALAILLSSTFVYNSMGTITQQAMDQLHYVTELTDRIRAKSSPEEDGVEDSADFVSFFPDFVWTLRDFSLDLETDGQCITPDEYLENSLKLKKGTSEKDKMFNLPRLCIRKFFPNKKCFIFDRPTQRKQLSRLEELRDDELDSEFVHQAALFCAYIFSNSKTKTLSGGIKVNGPRLETLVLTYVSAISSGDLPCMENAVLALAEIENSAAVQKAIAHYDQQMDQKVQLPTETLQELLDLHGACEREAITVFMKNSFKDVDQVFQKKLAAQLNKKRDDFCKQNLKESSDRCKALLKDIFTPLEEGVKQGVYSKPGGYHLFMEKIQELKKQYDQEPRKGIQAEEVLQEYLKSKESVTDAILQTDQTLSEKEKLIEVERAKAEAAQAATKMLEEMQIKNQQMMEQKEKSHQEHVRQLTEKMENDRAQLQEEQERTLSLKLEEQARLLKEGFRNENKQLQNEIQKLQQKMEERPSCVLS, encoded by the exons ATGGCTTCAGCGATCCACATGCCAGAACCCTTGTGCCTCATTGAGAACACTAATGGGCGACTGGTGGCTAATCCGAAAGCTCTGACCATCCTGTCTGCCATCACGCAgccagtggtggtggtggccatCGTGGGCCTCTACCGCACAGGCAAATCCTACCTGATGAACAAGCTGGCTGGGAAGAGCAAGG GCTTCTCCCTGGGCTCCACGGTGCAGTCTCACACCAAGGGCATCTGGATGTGGTGTGTGCCTCACCCCAGGAGGCCAAACCGCACTCTAGTTCTGCTTGACACTGAGGGCCTGGGGGATGTGGAGAAG GGTGACAACCAGAATGACTCCTGGATCTTTGCCCTAGCAATACTGCTAAGCAGCACGTTTGTATACAATAGTATGGGAACCATTACCCAGCAGGCCATGGACCAACTACA CTATGTGACAGAGCTGACAGATAGAATCAGGGCAAAATCCTCCCCTGAGGAGGACGGGGTTGAGGATTCAGCTGACTTTGTGAGCTTCTTTCCAGACTTTGTGTGGACGCTGAGGGATTTCTCCCTAGACTTGGAAACAGATGGGCAGTGTATCACACCAGACGAGTACCTGGAGAATTCACTCAAGCTGAAGAAAG GTACcagtgaaaaagataaaatgtttaatcTGCCTCGACTCTGTATCCGGAAGTTCTTCCCAAACAAGAAATGCTTTATCTTTGATCGACCCACTCAGAGGAAGCAGCTTAGCCGGCTTGAAGAACTGCGTGATGATGAGCTGGACTCTGAATTCGTGCACCAAGCTGCGCTCTTCTGCGCCTACATCTTTAGCAATTCCAAAACTAAGACTCTGTCAGGAGGCATCAAGGTCAACGGACCAC GTCTGGAGACCCTGGTGCTGACCTATGTCAGTGCCATCAGCAGTGGGGATCTTCCCTGCATGGAGAATGCAGTCCTGGCCTTGGCTGAGATCGAGAACTCGGCCGCAGTGCAAAAGGCCATTGCCCACTATGACCAGCAGATGGACCAGAAGGTGCAGCTGCCCACGGAAACCCTCCAGGAGCTCCTGGACCTGCACGGGGCCTGTGAGAGAGAGGCCATCACAGTCTTCATGAAGAACTCTTTTAAGGATGTGGACCAAGTGTTCCAGAAAAAATTAGCG GCCCAGCTAAACAAAAAGCGAGATGACTTTTGTAAACAGAATCTTAAAGAATCATCAGACCGTTGCAAAGCATTACTTAAGGATATTTTCACTCCTCTAGAAGAAGGTGTAAAACAGGGGGTTTATTCTAAACCAGGAGGGTATCATCTTTTCATGGAGAAGATACAGGAGCTGAAGAAACAGTATGACCAGGAGCCCAGGAAGGGAATACAG GCTGAAGAGGTTCTTCAGGAATACTTGAAGTCCAAGGAGTCTGTGACTGATGCAATTCTTCAGACAGACCAGACTctctcagagaaggaaaagttgATTGAAG TGGAACGTGCGAAAGCGGAAGCAGCACAGGCTGCAACAAAAATGCtggaggaaatgcaaataaagaatCAGCAGATgatggaacaaaaagaaaagagtcaTCAGGAACACGTGAGGCAGCTGACGGAGAAGATGGAGAACGACAGGGCGCAGCTGCAGGAAGAGCAAGAGAGAACCCTCTCTCTTAAACTTGAG GAACAGGCCCGACTACTAAAAGAAGGATTCCGAAATGAGAACAAACAGCTTCAGAATGAAATACAGAAGCTCCAGCAGAAGATGGAAGAAAGACCAAGTTGTGTCCTAAGTTAA